One genomic segment of Stenotrophomonas sp. 704A1 includes these proteins:
- the mraZ gene encoding division/cell wall cluster transcriptional repressor MraZ — protein MFQGETAITVDDKGRMAVPTAYRDLVARASNNRLVLTYNPFEAGCLWLYAESEWERVRDDVMSKPNTQRVVRLLQQKLVGSAAHLELDGNGRISIPASHRGAVGIEKKAVLLGMGDKFELWSEQAHRALIQQTLSDEDLGDGLLDLKL, from the coding sequence GTGTTCCAGGGCGAGACGGCCATCACAGTTGACGACAAAGGGCGCATGGCGGTTCCCACCGCTTACCGCGACCTCGTCGCGCGCGCCAGCAACAACCGTCTCGTGTTGACCTACAACCCGTTCGAAGCCGGCTGCCTGTGGCTGTACGCCGAGTCGGAATGGGAGCGGGTCCGTGACGACGTCATGTCCAAGCCCAACACACAGCGCGTCGTCCGCCTGTTGCAGCAGAAGCTGGTCGGTTCCGCCGCCCATCTGGAGCTGGACGGCAACGGTCGCATCAGCATTCCCGCCAGCCACCGCGGTGCGGTGGGCATTGAGAAGAAGGCGGTACTGCTCGGTATGGGCGACAAATTCGAATTGTGGAGCGAGCAGGCGCATCGGGCCCTGATCCAGCAGACGTTGTCTGACGAGGATCTGGGTGATGGGTTGCTCGACCTGAAGTTGTGA
- the rsmH gene encoding 16S rRNA (cytosine(1402)-N(4))-methyltransferase RsmH: MRPEAQTGHLPVSQSPAVHLPVLYTQVLEGLRVIENGRYLDGTFGRGGHARGVLTQLGPEGRLLVMDKDPEAIAVAERDFAPDPRVSIFRGSFAQLLQWDATAEGLDGVLFDLGVSSPQLDVAERGFSFGKDGPLDMRMDPDSGESAAQWINRVEERELMDVLWTYGEERQGRRIAKAIVARRDRQPFTRTAELAELIASVMPRGKDKIHPATRSFQAIRIHINRELADLEAGLDAAVQRLKPGGRLAVISFHSLEDRIVKQYMNRLAKAPPANRRLPEATVFVPTLDLIGGAIKATDDELAANPRARSAVLRVAQKREADA; this comes from the coding sequence ATGCGCCCAGAAGCGCAGACCGGTCACCTTCCGGTGTCGCAGTCGCCGGCGGTGCATCTGCCGGTCCTGTACACCCAGGTCCTGGAAGGCCTGAGGGTGATCGAAAATGGACGTTACCTGGATGGCACGTTCGGTCGTGGCGGTCATGCACGTGGCGTGCTCACCCAGTTGGGTCCCGAGGGGCGCCTGCTGGTCATGGACAAGGATCCGGAAGCCATTGCCGTTGCCGAGCGCGACTTCGCGCCGGACCCGCGCGTGTCGATCTTCCGCGGCAGCTTCGCCCAGCTGCTGCAGTGGGACGCGACGGCCGAAGGCCTGGACGGCGTGCTGTTCGATCTCGGCGTGTCGTCGCCGCAGCTGGACGTGGCCGAGCGTGGTTTCAGCTTCGGCAAGGACGGCCCGCTGGACATGCGCATGGACCCGGACAGCGGCGAGAGCGCCGCGCAGTGGATCAACCGCGTGGAAGAGCGCGAGCTGATGGACGTGCTGTGGACCTATGGCGAAGAGCGCCAAGGGCGCCGCATCGCCAAGGCCATCGTGGCCCGCCGCGACCGGCAGCCGTTCACCCGCACCGCCGAGCTGGCCGAACTGATCGCCTCGGTGATGCCGCGTGGGAAAGACAAGATCCACCCGGCCACGCGCAGCTTCCAGGCCATCCGCATCCACATCAACCGTGAGCTGGCCGATCTGGAAGCCGGCCTCGACGCGGCTGTGCAGCGGCTCAAGCCCGGCGGCCGGCTGGCGGTGATCAGCTTCCATTCGCTGGAAGACCGCATCGTCAAGCAGTACATGAACCGCCTGGCCAAGGCACCGCCGGCCAACCGCCGCCTGCCCGAGGCGACGGTGTTCGTGCCGACCCTGGACCTGATCGGTGGCGCCATCAAGGCCACCGACGACGAGCTGGCTGCCAACCCGCGCGCCCGCAGCGCGGTGCTGCGCGTGGCCCAGAAGCGGGAGGCCGATGCATGA
- the ftsL gene encoding cell division protein FtsL — MSRLLLIILLACTVASAIGVVFVRHRHRQTFIELSRAERARDDLNIEFGRLQLEQATLAEANRVDRIAREKLGMKFPEAADVVVVRP; from the coding sequence ATGAGCCGGCTGCTGCTGATCATCCTGTTGGCCTGCACCGTGGCCTCGGCGATCGGCGTCGTGTTCGTGCGTCACCGTCATCGGCAGACGTTCATTGAACTGTCGCGCGCCGAGCGTGCGCGCGATGACCTGAACATCGAATTCGGCCGCCTGCAGCTGGAGCAGGCGACCCTGGCCGAAGCCAACCGGGTCGATCGCATCGCCCGCGAGAAGCTCGGCATGAAGTTCCCCGAAGCCGCCGACGTCGTGGTGGTGCGCCCATGA
- a CDS encoding peptidoglycan D,D-transpeptidase FtsI family protein: MSKTGRNRPRNAFSLRQRLRWVALALGLCSVSLVGRAAYVQIINSDFYQRQGEARYLRELPIKTSRGMITDRNGEPLAVSTPVASIWVNPQDLLRSPERIPELAQAVGMSVDELSSRLSQKSDKEFMYLRRRINPDEAERVVALKIPGVAAQREFRRFYPQGEAMAHVLGFTNIDDRGQEGLELAFDEWLRGKAGAKRVIRNRKGETVESDLLRAAEPGKDLTLSIDRRIQYLAFKELRNALVANKAAGGSMVIMDVATGEILAMVNLPTYNPNSLTGAQPDTRRNRAVTDLVEPGSTMKPLTIATALQAGAVTKDTIIDTNPGYMTLGRFTIRDVPRNNGVLNVTGVITRSSNVGAAKVAAKMPDQTFYDGVRRFGYGSPPHSGFPGESGGVVLRPARWSGTSKTTMSYGYGLSVTPLQIATAYSALANGGKLIAPTFVKGQRNEGQQIIDESVAKQVVAMMETVVTQGGAKQAAVLGYHVAGKTGTARKAGPGGYERGHYNALFAGVVPATNPRFATVIVINDPQAGKFYGGLVSAPVYHNVMEGTLRLMDVPLDDLQSWLAAQQSGKMGHSASILPAPPVEAALPVDAAAEFDAALPSAQTHVPAPPAGGTQ; this comes from the coding sequence ATGAGCAAGACCGGCCGCAACCGCCCCCGCAACGCCTTCAGCCTGCGCCAGCGCCTGCGCTGGGTCGCGCTGGCGCTCGGCCTGTGCTCGGTATCGCTGGTCGGCCGCGCCGCCTACGTGCAGATCATCAACAGCGATTTCTACCAGCGCCAGGGCGAAGCGCGCTATCTGCGCGAGCTGCCGATCAAGACCTCGCGCGGCATGATCACCGACCGCAACGGCGAGCCGCTGGCGGTGTCCACCCCGGTCGCCTCGATCTGGGTGAACCCGCAGGACCTGCTGCGCTCGCCCGAGCGCATCCCCGAGCTGGCCCAGGCGGTCGGCATGTCGGTGGACGAACTGAGCAGCCGCCTGTCGCAGAAGTCGGACAAGGAATTCATGTACCTGCGCCGCCGGATCAATCCGGACGAAGCAGAGCGGGTGGTCGCGCTGAAGATTCCGGGCGTGGCCGCGCAGCGCGAGTTCCGCCGCTTCTACCCGCAGGGTGAGGCGATGGCGCACGTGCTGGGCTTCACCAACATCGACGACCGCGGCCAGGAAGGGCTGGAACTGGCCTTCGACGAATGGCTGCGCGGCAAGGCCGGCGCCAAGCGGGTGATCCGCAACCGCAAGGGCGAGACCGTCGAGAGCGATCTGCTGCGTGCCGCTGAGCCGGGCAAGGACCTGACCCTGAGCATCGACCGCCGCATCCAGTACCTGGCTTTCAAGGAACTGCGCAACGCGCTGGTGGCCAACAAGGCAGCTGGTGGTTCGATGGTGATCATGGACGTGGCCACCGGCGAGATCCTGGCCATGGTCAACCTGCCGACCTACAACCCCAATTCGCTCACCGGCGCGCAGCCGGACACGCGCCGCAACCGCGCGGTGACCGACCTGGTCGAGCCGGGTTCGACGATGAAGCCGCTGACCATCGCCACCGCGCTGCAGGCCGGGGCGGTGACCAAGGACACCATCATCGACACCAACCCGGGGTACATGACCCTGGGCCGCTTCACCATCCGCGACGTGCCGCGCAACAACGGCGTGCTGAATGTCACCGGCGTGATCACCCGCAGCTCGAACGTGGGTGCAGCCAAGGTTGCGGCGAAGATGCCCGACCAGACCTTCTACGACGGTGTGCGCCGTTTCGGCTACGGCTCGCCGCCGCACAGCGGCTTCCCCGGCGAATCCGGCGGCGTGGTGCTGCGCCCGGCGCGCTGGTCGGGCACCTCCAAGACCACCATGTCCTACGGCTACGGCCTGTCGGTGACGCCGCTGCAGATCGCCACCGCCTATTCGGCGCTGGCCAACGGCGGCAAGCTGATCGCCCCGACCTTCGTCAAGGGCCAGCGCAACGAAGGCCAGCAGATCATCGACGAGAGCGTGGCCAAGCAGGTCGTGGCGATGATGGAAACGGTGGTCACCCAGGGCGGCGCCAAGCAGGCCGCCGTGCTGGGCTACCACGTGGCCGGCAAGACCGGTACCGCGCGCAAGGCCGGGCCCGGCGGCTACGAGCGTGGCCATTACAACGCGCTGTTCGCTGGCGTGGTGCCGGCCACCAACCCGCGCTTTGCCACCGTCATCGTCATCAACGACCCGCAGGCCGGCAAGTTCTACGGTGGCCTGGTCTCGGCGCCGGTCTATCACAACGTGATGGAAGGCACCCTGCGGCTGATGGACGTGCCGCTGGATGACCTGCAGTCGTGGCTGGCCGCACAGCAGTCCGGAAAGATGGGGCATTCGGCCTCGATCCTGCCGGCGCCGCCGGTGGAAGCCGCGCTGCCGGTGGATGCCGCCGCTGAATTCGATGCCGCGCTGCCCAGCGCGCAGACCCATGTGCCGGCCCCGCCCGCGGGAGGCACGCAATGA